In Thalassoglobus sp. JC818, a single window of DNA contains:
- the katG gene encoding catalase/peroxidase HPI — MAKANYLARVVTSCAVLCIAAPTHAQEAETANANAEAKCPVVGVVQPSMARHTAAGAMSNHDWWPNQLNLRILHQNSLKGNPMGEDFNYAEEFNKLDLDAVKKDIEELMTTSQDWWPADYGHYGPLFIRMAWHSAGTYRVTDGRGGAGYGTQRFAPLNSWPDNANLDKARRLLWPIKQKYGNKISWADLMVLTGNVALESMGFETLGFAGGREDVWEPQEDIYWGPESEWLGDKRYSGDRELENPLAAVQMGLIYVNPEGPNGEPIALKAAKDIRETFARMAMNDEETVALIAGGHTFGKAHGAASAENVGAEPEGAGIEEQGLGWKNKFGTGNAGDTITSGLEGAWTSTPTQWSNGYFENLFSYDWDLVKSPAGAWQWKPTDPNAEGTVPDAHDASKSHAPMMFTTDLALRMDPEYNKISKRFHENPEEFELAFAKAWYKLTHRDMGPVSRLLGSQVPEPQLWQDPVPEVDHKLIDEDDIAVLKGKLEATGLSTSDFVSTAWASASTFRGSDKRGGANGARIRLEPQKDWQVNNPAKLGKVLDALEQVQKEFNQSQSDGTKVSLADLIVLSGSLAVEDAARRAGFDVKVPFSPGRTDATLEMTDVESFSYLEPKSDGFRNFQAREVDRPAEELLIDRAQQLTLTAPEMTVLVGGLRVLNANSGSGPIAQLGVFTETPETLSNDFFVNLLDMDTEWQKSEMCDHFFEGRDRDTGKVKWTASRVDLVFGSNSQLRAIAEVYASDDAKEKFVNDFVAAWTKVMNLDRFDLQRDQ, encoded by the coding sequence ATGGCAAAAGCAAATTATCTTGCTCGTGTAGTGACGAGCTGTGCAGTACTGTGCATCGCCGCACCGACGCATGCTCAAGAGGCAGAAACCGCGAACGCGAATGCAGAAGCCAAATGCCCTGTCGTAGGAGTCGTCCAACCGTCGATGGCCCGACACACGGCTGCTGGTGCGATGTCGAATCACGACTGGTGGCCGAACCAGTTGAACCTCAGAATTCTTCACCAGAACTCGCTCAAAGGAAATCCGATGGGCGAGGATTTCAACTACGCGGAGGAGTTCAACAAGCTCGATCTTGATGCCGTCAAGAAGGACATTGAGGAGCTGATGACCACCTCGCAGGACTGGTGGCCAGCCGACTATGGGCACTACGGTCCGCTGTTTATTCGCATGGCTTGGCACAGTGCTGGAACGTACCGAGTGACCGATGGCCGTGGAGGCGCAGGTTACGGAACGCAACGGTTTGCACCTCTCAATAGTTGGCCCGACAACGCGAATCTGGACAAAGCTCGTCGTCTGCTTTGGCCCATCAAACAGAAATATGGCAATAAGATCTCCTGGGCAGACCTGATGGTTTTGACCGGCAACGTTGCCTTGGAATCGATGGGCTTTGAAACACTCGGCTTTGCTGGCGGGCGAGAAGATGTTTGGGAACCGCAGGAAGACATTTACTGGGGACCGGAGAGTGAGTGGCTTGGCGATAAGCGATACAGCGGAGACCGCGAACTGGAGAATCCACTCGCAGCTGTGCAAATGGGGCTGATTTACGTGAACCCTGAGGGTCCAAATGGTGAGCCGATTGCTCTCAAGGCTGCCAAGGACATTCGTGAAACATTTGCACGCATGGCAATGAACGACGAAGAAACTGTGGCATTGATCGCGGGTGGTCACACCTTCGGGAAAGCTCACGGTGCTGCCAGTGCTGAGAATGTTGGTGCTGAACCGGAAGGAGCAGGAATCGAAGAACAAGGTCTCGGCTGGAAGAACAAATTCGGTACCGGCAATGCTGGCGACACAATCACCAGTGGTCTGGAAGGTGCTTGGACCTCGACACCAACGCAGTGGTCGAACGGCTACTTCGAGAATCTCTTCTCCTATGACTGGGACCTCGTTAAGAGTCCTGCTGGTGCTTGGCAGTGGAAGCCGACCGACCCCAACGCAGAAGGAACGGTTCCGGATGCTCATGATGCCAGCAAGTCACATGCACCGATGATGTTTACGACGGATCTCGCTTTGCGAATGGATCCGGAATACAACAAGATTTCAAAGCGCTTTCACGAAAATCCGGAGGAGTTTGAACTCGCTTTCGCAAAAGCCTGGTACAAGCTGACTCACCGCGACATGGGACCTGTCTCACGCCTGCTCGGGTCACAAGTACCTGAGCCACAGCTATGGCAAGATCCCGTACCGGAAGTTGATCACAAATTGATCGACGAGGACGACATTGCGGTTCTGAAAGGCAAACTTGAAGCGACTGGATTGTCCACTTCAGATTTTGTCTCAACAGCTTGGGCATCGGCGTCCACATTCCGTGGGTCAGATAAAAGAGGTGGAGCGAATGGAGCTCGAATCCGACTCGAGCCTCAAAAAGACTGGCAAGTTAACAACCCCGCCAAGCTTGGGAAGGTTCTCGACGCTCTGGAGCAGGTTCAGAAAGAGTTCAATCAATCACAATCCGACGGAACGAAAGTTTCCCTCGCCGATTTGATCGTTTTGAGTGGAAGTCTCGCAGTTGAAGACGCTGCTCGACGGGCTGGTTTCGACGTAAAAGTTCCGTTCTCACCTGGACGGACCGATGCCACCCTGGAAATGACTGACGTCGAGTCATTCTCATACCTCGAACCGAAATCGGATGGATTCCGGAACTTCCAGGCACGTGAAGTCGACCGACCTGCCGAAGAATTGTTGATCGATCGAGCCCAGCAACTCACGCTCACTGCTCCAGAAATGACCGTGCTTGTTGGTGGCCTACGAGTCCTGAATGCCAACTCCGGTTCAGGGCCGATCGCTCAACTCGGCGTTTTCACAGAGACTCCAGAAACCCTCAGCAACGACTTCTTCGTGAACTTGCTCGACATGGACACCGAGTGGCAGAAGTCTGAGATGTGTGATCATTTCTTCGAAGGTCGCGACCGCGATACTGGCAAAGTTAAATGGACTGCCAGCCGAGTCGATCTCGTCTTCGGATCAAACTCCCAGCTGCGAGCCATCGCGGAAGTTTATGCCTCCGATGATGCGAAAGAGAAGTTCGTCAACGACTTTGTCGCTGCGTGGACCAAGGTGATGAATCTGGACCGCTTTGACCTGCAACGAGATCAATAA
- a CDS encoding LysR family transcriptional regulator: MELDQLRYFLKVAERGNFTRAAEDLMISQPALSRSIQKLEEELGQPVFERKTRSVSLTDAGTLLQARAQQVLSILEDTKAEITDDRESGRIRIGAIPTIAPFFLPDILRQFSAEFPKANVIVQENTTDNLIKSCTQGEVDLAILALPIPAKYLEVEELFDEELFLVLPPDHPLAAKKAIRLSDVEPLPFVLLDEAHCLSDNIVSFCRQRSFQPVSVEKTSQLATVQELVSLSHGVSMIPEMAKRIDQSDRRVYRSFSGRKPTRTVAVAWNPYRFQSRLLEAFRERLRERKSKR, encoded by the coding sequence ATGGAACTTGATCAACTGCGATATTTCCTGAAAGTTGCTGAGAGAGGCAACTTCACTCGTGCTGCTGAAGATCTGATGATCTCTCAACCTGCGCTGAGCCGTTCGATACAGAAGCTGGAAGAGGAACTCGGGCAACCAGTCTTTGAACGCAAGACTCGCTCGGTTTCACTGACAGATGCAGGAACGCTTCTACAAGCCCGAGCACAGCAGGTGCTTTCCATCCTGGAAGACACCAAGGCGGAGATCACGGACGATCGGGAAAGTGGTCGCATTCGAATTGGTGCCATCCCCACGATTGCCCCGTTCTTTCTGCCCGACATCTTGCGACAGTTTTCCGCAGAGTTCCCGAAAGCGAACGTGATTGTTCAGGAGAACACAACCGACAACTTGATCAAAAGCTGTACACAAGGTGAAGTCGACCTGGCCATTCTCGCGTTGCCGATCCCAGCGAAGTACTTGGAAGTGGAAGAGCTATTCGACGAAGAGCTCTTTCTTGTCCTTCCTCCGGATCATCCTCTCGCTGCAAAGAAAGCCATTCGGCTGAGTGATGTCGAACCGCTACCGTTTGTTCTACTCGACGAAGCTCACTGCCTGTCTGACAACATCGTCTCATTCTGCCGCCAGCGCTCTTTTCAACCGGTCTCAGTTGAGAAGACAAGCCAACTGGCAACCGTCCAGGAATTGGTTTCACTGTCACATGGTGTGTCGATGATTCCCGAAATGGCAAAACGCATCGATCAAAGCGATCGCCGAGTCTACCGCTCATTCTCGGGTCGAAAACCAACACGCACCGTGGCAGTCGCATGGAATCCATACCGGTTCCAAAGCCGACTGCTGGAAGCTTTTCGCGAACGATTGCGGGAAAGAAAATCAAAACGCTGA
- a CDS encoding sulfatase-like hydrolase/transferase has product MIFTDDQRHDAVGYAGNDAVATPHLDSLAMQGLVFRNCFVNTSICAISRANLLTGQYPGRHGISDFHKTLTVEQLEQTVPARLRNAGYQTAFFGKWGIGDSPERTHEGAAIFDYWAGQPMQTCFFHGDECRYLNFNGFDRPLDDLCDCPADSKGRVGYRNRIGLANLENPSHVDSEITPMHVERFLDGRDSDKPFCLMVFFKGPHSPHTDWDPVTEHATDGKEISRPASATLENAELEPEIIKQSLGRPSGMKLVQDQDVFDRHMRDYYRQIVSLDIGVGRIVELLKDRGLDENTVVLFTSDNGHYKGEHGLSGKWLMHEPSLRVPGFFFDPRNPRGDSTDRMVITTDFSATMLSLAGLEIPEDMSGSDLTTLNDDPEVKWREDFLYDHPYAHRGAIPRTIGVRTKTHTYTRYTDPDPPFEQLFDLRVDPDQLQNLAELDEHRATLENLRNRCDALLSENN; this is encoded by the coding sequence ATGATTTTCACTGACGATCAACGGCACGATGCGGTCGGCTATGCTGGCAACGACGCTGTCGCAACACCTCATCTGGACAGTTTGGCGATGCAGGGTTTGGTGTTTCGAAATTGTTTCGTGAACACTTCCATCTGTGCCATCAGTCGAGCGAATCTGTTGACCGGACAGTATCCCGGACGTCATGGCATCAGTGATTTCCATAAAACTCTAACCGTTGAACAACTCGAACAGACGGTCCCTGCCAGACTGCGAAACGCCGGATATCAAACGGCATTCTTCGGCAAATGGGGCATTGGCGACTCACCGGAACGGACTCATGAAGGTGCGGCGATCTTCGACTACTGGGCAGGTCAACCGATGCAGACTTGTTTCTTTCATGGCGACGAGTGTCGGTATCTCAATTTCAATGGCTTCGACCGCCCGCTTGATGACCTCTGCGACTGTCCGGCCGATTCGAAAGGACGTGTCGGATACCGGAACCGAATCGGGCTGGCGAATCTTGAGAATCCAAGTCATGTTGACTCCGAAATCACTCCGATGCACGTTGAGCGATTCCTGGATGGGCGCGATTCCGACAAGCCATTCTGCCTGATGGTCTTCTTCAAGGGACCACATTCGCCCCATACAGACTGGGATCCGGTGACTGAGCATGCGACGGATGGGAAAGAGATTTCCCGACCAGCTTCCGCTACTTTGGAGAACGCCGAGCTTGAACCGGAGATTATCAAACAATCACTCGGTCGTCCTTCGGGGATGAAACTGGTGCAGGATCAAGACGTGTTCGATCGGCATATGCGTGATTACTATCGGCAAATCGTCAGCTTGGACATCGGTGTCGGTCGAATTGTTGAATTGTTGAAGGATCGAGGACTCGATGAGAATACGGTTGTCCTATTCACTTCCGACAATGGGCACTACAAGGGAGAACACGGACTTTCCGGGAAGTGGCTCATGCACGAACCATCACTGCGTGTTCCGGGATTCTTTTTTGACCCCCGAAATCCGCGCGGAGATTCCACGGACCGCATGGTGATTACTACGGACTTTTCAGCAACGATGTTGTCGCTGGCAGGACTGGAAATTCCGGAGGACATGTCGGGAAGCGACCTGACAACTCTGAATGACGACCCAGAAGTGAAGTGGCGAGAAGATTTTCTATACGACCACCCCTATGCCCATCGAGGAGCGATTCCCAGAACGATTGGCGTCCGTACAAAAACTCACACTTACACCAGATACACCGATCCTGATCCACCTTTCGAACAACTGTTCGATTTGCGCGTTGATCCCGATCAGCTTCAGAACCTGGCTGAGCTCGACGAACACAGAGCAACTCTCGAGAACCTAAGAAATCGCTGCGACGCTCTGCTCAGTGAGAACAACTGA